The following are encoded in a window of Terriglobia bacterium genomic DNA:
- a CDS encoding HIT family protein: MECVFCERISLGDMVLQTDFAVAFLDKFPVSPGHMLILPRRHETDFFRLPEEEQKEIWGLIDLTRKHLEKKYSPDGYNIGINAGKAAGQTVAHAHLHIIPRYLGDVDDPRGGIRWVLPLQAPYWERE, translated from the coding sequence ATGGAATGTGTTTTCTGTGAGCGCATTTCTTTGGGTGACATGGTCTTACAAACCGATTTTGCCGTCGCGTTTCTGGACAAATTCCCGGTCAGCCCCGGGCACATGCTAATCTTGCCTCGACGGCATGAGACGGACTTTTTCAGATTGCCAGAAGAGGAGCAAAAGGAGATCTGGGGACTGATCGACCTCACTCGGAAGCACCTTGAGAAAAAATATTCACCAGACGGGTACAATATTGGCATTAACGCGGGAAAGGCCGCTGGGCAGACTGTAGCACATGCTCACCTGCACATTATTCCTCGCTACCTTGGAGACGTAGATGACCCGCGTGGGGGGATCCGCTGGGTTTTGCCTTTGCAGGCGCCGTACTGGGAAAGGGAATGA
- the rmuC gene encoding DNA recombination protein RmuC produces the protein MSSAKALREEVIVSVKTFGDSIVSTISELITTQTSQFDSLGVQFGKLTEANENRLEAVRVTVDGKLKQIQEDNTRQLELMRTTVDEKLHSTLEKRLGESFKQVSDRLEQVHKGLGEMQTLATGVGDLKRVLTNVKTRGEWGEFQLGVLLEEMLSPDQFEKNVKTKEGSNEIVEFAIKLPGRGDDGGTVVWLPIDAKFPTEAYHRLLDAQEKADPEAIEEAAKTLTAGIRTCAKDIHDKHLNPPVTTDFGIMFLPSESLYAEVVRRPGLIESIQHEFRVNISGPSTFAALLNSLQMGFRTLAIQKRSSEVWQLLGAVKSEFTKFGDILDGVKKKLDQASTTMDLAARKSRTISRKLRDVQELPSAESDLMLVGAEEEAAVEEV, from the coding sequence ATGTCGAGCGCGAAAGCCCTTCGGGAGGAAGTGATCGTTTCAGTTAAGACCTTTGGCGACTCAATTGTCAGCACGATTTCTGAGCTAATCACTACCCAAACAAGCCAGTTTGATTCATTGGGAGTTCAGTTCGGCAAGTTGACGGAGGCTAATGAAAACCGGCTTGAGGCGGTACGGGTCACGGTGGACGGAAAGCTGAAACAAATCCAGGAGGACAACACCCGGCAGCTTGAACTGATGCGGACCACAGTGGACGAGAAGTTGCACAGCACGCTCGAGAAACGCCTGGGTGAGTCGTTCAAACAGGTTTCAGATCGACTGGAGCAGGTCCATAAGGGTCTGGGGGAAATGCAAACGCTGGCCACCGGGGTCGGCGATCTGAAGAGGGTTTTGACCAACGTGAAGACGCGAGGCGAGTGGGGAGAGTTTCAGCTAGGAGTCCTGCTCGAGGAGATGCTGTCACCTGACCAGTTTGAGAAAAACGTGAAAACCAAGGAGGGGAGCAATGAAATAGTGGAGTTTGCCATCAAGCTTCCCGGACGTGGAGATGATGGTGGAACTGTGGTGTGGCTTCCGATCGACGCCAAGTTCCCAACGGAGGCATATCACCGTCTGCTGGATGCCCAGGAAAAGGCTGATCCTGAAGCAATTGAGGAAGCCGCCAAGACTCTAACGGCGGGGATCAGGACTTGTGCCAAGGATATCCATGACAAGCATCTCAACCCGCCGGTGACCACCGATTTCGGAATCATGTTCTTGCCGAGCGAGAGTCTGTATGCCGAGGTTGTGCGAAGACCTGGTCTGATTGAAAGCATTCAACATGAATTCCGCGTAAACATCTCCGGTCCCTCCACCTTTGCCGCCTTGTTGAATAGCCTCCAGATGGGTTTTCGCACTCTTGCGATTCAGAAGCGATCGAGCGAAGTGTGGCAGCTTCTGGGCGCCGTCAAATCGGAATTCACGAAGTTCGGCGACATCTTGGACGGTGTGAAGAAGAAGCTGGATCAGGCCTCGACCACGATGGATCTGGCCGCCAGAAAATCCCGGACGATTTCCCGCAAGCTCAGGGATGTCCAGGAACTACCATCGGCGGAGTCGGATCTCATGCTGGTGGGAGCAGAGGAGGAAGCGGCGGTGGAGGAAGTGTGA